A single genomic interval of Cyprinus carpio isolate SPL01 chromosome B24, ASM1834038v1, whole genome shotgun sequence harbors:
- the prlh2 gene encoding prolactin-releasing peptide — protein MLPAAFTQPVTKCLIGSRLGTVAFLLLLILSATETHGTTVEHDLHIVHNVDNRSPEIDPFWYVGRGVRPIGRFGKRQSGGGLQPVVKSLEILLNTLRNKESLRSELAQEESDWLP, from the exons ATGCTGCCCGCCGCCTTCACTCAGCCGGTGACTAAGTGCCTGATTGGCTCGCGCTTGGGAACGGTCGCGTTCCTGCTGCTGCTAATTCTGTCCGCCACTGAGACACACGGTACCACAGTCGAGCACGACCTACATATCGTCCACAACGTCGATAACAGAA GTCCAGAGATTGACCCGTTCTGGTATGTGGGGCGCGGTGTGAGACCTATCGGGCGGTTTGGGAAGAGACAGAGTGGAGGTGGTCTGCAGCCAGTGGTCAAATCTTTGGAGATCCTGTTGAACACTCTCAGGAATAAGGAGAGCTTGAGGAGTGAGCTGGCGCAGGAGGAGTCAGATTGGTTACCGTGA
- the zfand1 gene encoding AN1-type zinc finger protein 1 yields MAEIDIGKHCEIESCKQKDFLPFVCSSCSGVFCLEHRSRDSHSCPEVLVKKEIGSGGSTSYPCSFEDCKGKELLPVICPHCEKHFCLIHRHQDDHKCEKLETPKPRMAATQELVQKIVESKKNAPPSKGRKGAKNAATAAKVALMKLKMHASGDKGLPQTERTYFQVFLPKEAKDPSLPMFFCSKWSVGKVVDFAASQASLKNNNNVLTAKKLCLCHPETGEAFKMDASLQSLLSNTDCPLHNGGNVILEYLDNESSGLDDVTAYISSS; encoded by the exons ATGGCTGAAATAGATATTGGAAAACATTGTGAAATTGAATCTTGCAAACAAAAAG ACTTTCTACCATTCGTATGCAGCAGCTGTTCTGGAGTGTTTTG TTTGGAACACAGAAGCCGGGACTCCCACTCTTGTCCAGAG GTGCTGGTGAAGAAAGAGATTGGGTCTGGGGGAAGCACATCATATCCATGTAGCTTTGAGGATTGCAAAGGGAAAGAGCTGCTGCCTGTCATCTGCCCACACTGTGAAAAACACTTCTGTCTCAT ACATCGGCATCAGGATGACCATAAGTGTGAGAAACTTGAGACTCCAAAGCCTCGCATGGCTGCAACACAGGAGCTGGTGCAGAAGATAGTCG AGTCAAAGAAGAATGCACCACCAAGTAAAGGCAGAAAAGGCGCAAAAAATGCTGCAACCGCTGCAAAAGTTGCTCTGATGAAGCTTAAAATGCATGCGTCAGGAGATAAAGGCCTGCCACAG ACAGAACGGACGTATTTCCAGGTGTTTCTGCCAAAAGAAGCTAAAGACCCTAGTTTGCCCATGTTCTTCTGCTCTAAGTGGAGTGTTGGCAAAGTAGTGGACTTTGCTGCATCTCAGGCCagtctgaaaaacaacaacaacgtgcTCACAGCTAAG AAACTGTGTTTGTGTCACCCTGAGACGGGTGAAGCCTTTAAGATGGACGCTAGCCTCCAGTCACTGCTCTCCAATACAGACTGTCCTCTGCACAATGGAGGCAACGTCATTCTGGAGTATCTGGATAACGAGAGCTCTGGACTGGATGATGTGACAGCCTATATATCTTCCTCCTGA
- the chmp4c gene encoding charged multivesicular body protein 4c — protein sequence MSKISKMFKVGSSSSSSSRPSSSSGSGSSSGSSSRSKHRSRSSPSPQEAINRLRETEAMLTKKQEYLESRIEQEITIAKKNGTKNKRAALQALKRKKRFEQQLTQIDGTLSTIEFQREALENATTNTEVLKNMGYAAKAIKGVHQNIDLDKIDSLMQDITEQQEVAQEISDAISKPFGDQFDEDELLAELAELEQEELEESMKNMGRLPSVPATKLPSTRPSHRATSKKRVEDDHDMKRLAAWAS from the exons ATGAgtaaaatttcaaaaatgtttaaagttgGCTCATCAAGCTCGTCCAGCTCCAGGCCTAGTTCTAGTTCTGGTTCTGGTTCTAGTTCTGGATCCAGCTCTAGATCTAAGCATCGGTCCCGGTCTAGTCCATCACCTCAAGAGGCCATCAACAgactgagagagacagaggcCATGCTAACCAAAAAACAGGAATACCTGGAGAGCAGAATCGAGCAGGAGATCACGATTGCCAAGAAGAATGGCACCAAAAACAAGAGAG CTGCACTACAGGCTCTTAAGAGGAAGAAACGTTTCGAACAGCAGCTGACGCAGATTGACGGGACCCTGTCCACTATTGAATTCCAGCGAGAGGCCCTTGAGAATGCCACCACGAACACAGAGGTTCTGAAGAACATGGGTTACGCAGCTAAAGCCATCAAAGGGGTTCACCAGAACAT AGATCTGGATAAGATTGACTCCCTTATGCAGGACATTACAGAGCAACAGGAAGTAGCTCAAGAGATCAGTGATGCCATCTCAAAACCTTTTGGGGATCAGTTTGATGAG gatgaattgTTGGCAGAGCTGGCGGAGTTGGAACAGGAAGAACTAGAAGAAAGTATGAAGAATATGGGCAGGTTACCAAGTGTACCAGCCACCAAACTACCCAGCACAAGGCCAAGCCACCGTGCAA CCTCAAAGAAGAGAGTGGAGGATGATCATGACATGAAGAGGTTGGCTGCCTGGGCTTCATAA
- the LOC109046048 gene encoding GTPase IMAP family member 4: protein MNQIRIALPPFKTQEASRKSLFSPGLLTRPKLRKGIIMSSNRPSNSTADDQLDPEEEKRLAAAAREANRLPELRLILLGWRWPGKSLTGNTILGREEFRLERAAEFCVKRETEVDKRKVTVIDTPGWFSAQTTPMDYQQEMVRSVTLCPPGPHAFLLVIPVGMFTETDRARIEENLALFGEDVWKHTMVVFTWAEILKDKSIERHIRREGRDLQWVVDKCKKRYHVINNYIFGEHPQLPQLMEKVEKIVAEEGGYFTLKTDETKTQSQTQSLNLKTSSLKENRELGARPKQNGSCNSLRAMDVDPPQSLVEGVSD from the exons ATGAATCAGATTCGGATAGCTCTCCCGCCCTTCAAGACTCAAGAGGCAAGCAGGAAATCGCTCTTTTCTCCCGGATTACTGACACGTCCAAAGTTACGAAAAGGCATCATCATGAGCTCAAACAGACCATCAAATTCAACCG CTGATGACCAACTTGATCCTGAGGAAGAGAAACGGTTGGCTGCAGCAGCACGTGAAGCTAACCGTCTCCCAGAGCTCCGCCTGATCCTGCTGGGTTGGCGATGGCCAGGTAAAAGCCTGACTGGCAACACAATTCTGGGCCGCGAAGAGTTTCGTCTGGAACGTGCCGCTGAATTCTGTGTGAAGCGTGAAACTGAGGTGGATAAGCGTAAAGTAACAGTAATAGACACTCCTGGCTGGTTCTCAGCCCAGACCACACCGATGGACTACCAGCAGGAGATGGTCCGAAGCGTTACTTTGTGCCCACCTGGACCCCATGCATTCCTGCTGGTCATACCTGTCGGCATGTTCACAGAAACAGACCGGGCTCGTATAGAGGAGAACTTAGCCCTTTTTGGGGAGGATGTGTGGAAGCACACCATGGTGGTGTTCACCTGGGCAGAGATTTTAAAGGACAAGTCCATAGAAAGACACATACGAAGGGAAGGTCGTGACCTTCAGTGGGTGGTGGACAAGTGTAAGAAGAGGTACCACGTcataaataactatatttttggCGAACACCCGCAACTGCCTCAGCTGATGGAGAAGGTTGAGAAGATTGTAGCTGAAGAAGGTGGTTATTTTACCCTTAAGACAGATGAAACCAAAACACAGAGTCAAACTCAAAGTCTGAATCTGAAAACCAGTTCATTGAAAGAGAACAGGGAGCTTGGCGCTAGACCCAAACAGAATGGATCCTGCAACTCGCTGCGGGCCATGGACGTGGATCCTCCACAGA GTTTGGTTGAAGGAGTGAGTGACTAA